tcagattttgttaaaaatattttaattattattacgtttcaatttgtgaaaaaatattttaattattaatgacataagttttgagaaaaatattttggggggattttgcaaaaaaatatttcaattattaatgacatatgttttgtgaaaaatatttcaattattattgcaattagatttgtgaaaaaatattttggggggatttttgcaaaaaatattttaattattattgcatttcaattttctgaACTTTTTGTATATTGGGTGTTTTTCTGaacttttattgttttgtaaggCACTGCGCTAGGAATGGTACACTTATACTACTGCTATATCACAAAATCATCAAGCACCAAAATTACTCCACGCAGATAAAGgtttagaatttgaaaataaacattttaaaaaagttttgcaagaatatggaattaaaatgtatcacacccaaaatgaagaaaaatcgtcaattattgaaagatttaacagaacattaaacagtaaaatgagattacattttgaagttacaaattctaaaaaatggattaaaatttaaaaaagtttaatatatgaatataatttcaaagacatacatcgatctattggtatgacaccttgtgaagtaaataaatctaacgaagatgatgtttttcacaaattattttctacaaaaaacaaacctaaaccaaaaattaaatttagtgtaggtgatagagtaagaataacagcttctaaaaaaacatttggtaataaatatagtaataattggacaaaagaaatatttatagttaatgaaattttatacacaaatcctattacttataaaattatagatttaaacaatgaaaAGATCTTAGGGAGTTTTTATAACCaagagttacaaaaaacaaaattttaaataatatttttaatagaaattattctattaaaaaattgaatgtaaaaaaaaataataaagaatataataaagaatggatggattaaataaaattgaaccttttgttaaaggaaatgttaacaataataaaatatatgctgctaaaacttgtgataaatgtaatttaacagttaaatacaGCAGTTGGTCTActcatttaaaatcttataatcaTCAACAAAATGATATAGATCAAACAGTTTTAccttttagatttaataaaacatacaagggtatatcaattaatcaatatagactaaaaaattttaattatttgaaattaatgcgaaataatataaaaaatagtataaaaaaaataaatgttatgtgaaattttgtgcttttgaatactatgaaaattctgagaatgttaaatataatctaaatgaaattccaattgatggaaatattttcattattagtcAAGGAGATGTTGATTTTGGAAATGGAAAGCCTtatgtttctaaactattacattcaccaacttggttagaactttgtaaaatagctaatgaGCAAATTATTACAACAGGTGATTATGCTCACCATTTTCTAgatgatattaagtttattcaatatttaggaaatattaaaatatgtgaatttagtatgggatcttaatattatttaaatgttatttttaataaaaattatttttattaaaaaatgaatgtaataaaaaataatattctatataataaatggaaCATATAAATAAAGTTGAACCTTTTGTTAAaagaaatgttaacaataataaaatggataacaaaacttgtgataaatgtgacttaacagttagttacaaaaattggtctagacatttgaaatctattcgtcatcaaaacaatgatccagatcaaacaattatacctcgatttagacgaacatacagaggtacaacaacaacaaatgtaAGAACAAGACAAGAGAGAATACcaaaaacagataaaacttgtgatatttgtaagctaacagttaaatacaacagttggtctaaacatttacagtctattcgtcatcaaaataatggtataagaccaagaatatcaagagagataatacctaaaaaacatagttttttaattttaatgaaaaaatgtttgaaaaaaacaacacgattcgacctattttaaaaaatgaagaaacagcatttcaaaatagattaaaaacttatattattaaaaataatatgggtattaaagatatacaaacatttttaaatcgtttagataatccagtaataggacgacttaaacaagaattaaaaaaaacaaatttaaaagtaaatatttggttgtatgctatatataagagaggtactaataaagaaaatatggaatatgaggaaaaaagttttaaaacactaaataaaattttaacaaaaaattctaacttaaatgatttttatacaaacacaaaaattaaaattgtaaaagaagaagaagattttataatgaaaaaatctcAATAGAGACttcatcaaattttaagtttgggaataaatataaataaatatgttcctttTAAGGGTTAGGTTACGCGAAGCGTAGAGATATCATGAGAGATATAAGATAAAAGATTCaagattatattatcaataaaatggcCAGACATCAGTCACTCAGTGTGACCAACCGCTTACAGCGATACCAAAACTATTTACACCCTACAGAGGCCGTGATTATAATTCTTAGAACTTCTATAcagatttctgaaaaaaattattatttttacgtagtTTGATGTCTAGGCCTCTAGGGAGGGGCCATGGCCcctatgccccccccccctaaacgCCGTGCCTGATTTATTAGTTTCATCGGTATACCGACATATTATTGCCGTTAAATGTAGCAAAAcgtaaacattgtattataatttatactatcgCTATTCGctggtaatacaatatttactacgtttataatgtttatacgaTGGCgttaaaatggtttaaaaaatgtaaactgttttaaaagttaaaacgctCGCACTACGTTTACATGCATTTTGTACTCCCGTAGTTATTTCCAATGCGCATTTCAAATGTGAATCAACTAAACCGTTTTAGGTAGGTAAACCTAATTGGTATTAAACTGAATTAACAATCGTTTACATGCATTTAACTCCGGGAGTTAATTAATTCGAAttgagttaaattatatatttttattgttaacttttcagttttcatataatattacagaatatttaattaaaatgggAAAAAAGCTTTCGGGAGCACAGAATAGAAAACGAAAGGCAGAGGAAATCGCTGCTAAAAAAAAGGAACAAAATAGTATGGAAAAGTTCTTTAAACCTATTGATAACAAATCAATAGAATCTTTTGAAAAATCGAATGAAACTTTTGATTCCGAATTAATGGATAGTGGTACCTATAAACAAAAACCTAGTTTAGacatagaaaaaaatgaaattcaaaCACAATATGATACACTCAGATTTGACGACGACTTAGATGTTCTAAATGAAAGTACTGTTTGTGATGTCAGTTATTTGGAAAATCCAGCCGAGTGGCCATTAGCAATAAATatgaaacgtaatattatagataGAATAGTAATGATTggtccaaaaaaaatatttgaaaatatatcttaTCCGCTAGATGAGCATAAAAGgcatttttctaattttcatgTATATCGTAGTTGtgaaaattgtgaaaaaattaaaagacgatggttaatttattcaaaaacttcTGATTAAGTATATTGTTTTTGCTGCAAACTATTCAAGCCAGATAGTGGAACATCGTTAGAACACAGGGGTTGTAATGATTGGAAGCATATAGGGTCTATATTAAGTGATCATGAAAAATCTACACATCATTTTATTGCTACTAGCATATGGATTGAATCTGAAACccgtctaaaaaaaaatgcttgtaTAGATGCTCAAAATCAACATATATATGAACAGGAAAGTCTTCGCTGGACAAAAGTTTTTGATCggttaataagtataattttgtaCCTCGCTCAACACAATATGGCGTTTAGAGGTACATCTGATGAATTATTTCAACCAAATAATGGAAATTTTTTAGGCTTAGTTCAACTTCTTGGTAAGTACGATGATGTAATGGCAGAACATTTACGTCACATATCTAAAAAATCGAATAGAAAACATAACTGCAGTCATGAAATTCAAGATCAATTAATAAACTTAATGGCTAATAATGTTCGTGATACTATTATAGCTAATCTTCATgatgcaaaatattattcaattattacagattgtacACCAGATATA
This genomic window from Metopolophium dirhodum isolate CAU chromosome 1, ASM1992520v1, whole genome shotgun sequence contains:
- the LOC132932578 gene encoding zinc finger MYM-type protein 1-like, with product MGKKLSGAQNRKRKAEEIAAKKKEQNSMEKFFKPIDNKSIESFEKSNETFDSELMDSGTYKQKPSLDIEKNEIQTQYDTLRFDDDLDVLNESTVCDVSYLENPAEWPLAINMKRNIIDRIVMIGPKKIFENISYPLDEHKRHFSNFHPDSGTSLEHRGCNDWKHIGSILSDHEKSTHHFIATSIWIESETRLKKNACIDAQNQHIYEQESLRWTKVFDRLISIILYLAQHNMAFRGTSDELFQPNNGNFLGLVQLLGKYDDVMAEHLRHISKKSNRKHNCSHEIQDQLINLMANNVRDTIIANLHDAKYYSIITDCTPDISKSEQMSFTVRFVEKVGNSIIIKEHFIGFKTATDSTRLGLSQLMLQTLKDNNIEFTNCRGQGYDNGANMKEKNQGVQARLLNINPRAFYIPCSCHSLNLVVADAASSSKESISLFGLIKRVYVLFSASVNRWEILKRHISGCTVKQVCTTRWESRVSAVKAMRYETNNIVNALIEISDSPNSDAGLRHEAQCLADNLCEFEFLISLVVWYDLLFQINVASKSMQGITMDIITATSIVKGCLNYIISYRNTGYICAVSSAKKIAETLNASSPAKNLKFIF